The following coding sequences are from one Streptomyces angustmyceticus window:
- a CDS encoding MarR family winged helix-turn-helix transcriptional regulator, translated as MAAHSQYEELARQLSAIGAVKREMGRMLPQECPPASAGVLTLLDRHGEMRMSQLAELLAIDMSVTSRHVAHAAERGWIERKPDPVDKRSRLLRLTPSGTALLEELAERYTATLARYLNDWSDADVGHLVELLARLRTSFGDCRTRAHHDSTTRTPAG; from the coding sequence GTGGCCGCCCACAGTCAGTACGAGGAGCTGGCCAGGCAACTCAGCGCCATCGGTGCCGTCAAGCGCGAGATGGGGCGGATGCTGCCCCAGGAGTGCCCACCGGCCTCGGCCGGGGTGCTCACCCTCCTCGACCGGCACGGCGAGATGCGGATGAGCCAGCTCGCCGAGCTGCTCGCCATCGACATGTCGGTGACCAGCCGGCATGTCGCCCACGCCGCCGAGCGCGGGTGGATCGAGCGCAAGCCCGATCCGGTGGACAAGCGGTCGCGGCTGCTGCGCCTGACACCGAGCGGCACCGCGCTCCTGGAGGAGCTCGCCGAGCGCTACACCGCCACGCTGGCCCGGTACTTGAACGACTGGTCCGACGCCGACGTCGGACACCTCGTCGAACTGCTCGCCAGGCTCCGTACGAGCTTCGGCGACTGCCGCACCCGGGCGCATCACGACTCCACCACCCGTACACCCGCAGGATGA
- a CDS encoding MFS transporter: MATTTPAGVRGGHARHGGGHHASDGAPMTHRQIMEALSGLLLGMFVAILSSTIVSNALPEIIHDLDGGQSAYTWVVTASLLAMTATTPLWGKLSDLFSKKLLVQFALIIYVAGSVVAGLSQNTGMLIACRVVQGIGVGGLSALAQIVMAAMISPRERGRYSGYLGATFAVATVGGPLLGGVITDTDWLGWRWCFYVGVPFAIIALIVLQKTLKLPVVKREGVKVDWAGAFFISAAVSLLLVWVTLAGDKYDWMSWQTAAMVGGAVVLGAVFVFVETRAKEPIIPLRLFRNKTITLASVASLFVGVAMFSGTVFFSQYFQLARGKSPTMSGVMTIPMIGGLFISSTVSGQIITKTGRWKAWLVSGGVLVTAGLGLLGTIRYDTEYWHIAIFMALMGLGIGMMMQNLVLATQNQVAPEDLGSASSVVTFFRSLGGAVGVSALGAVLANRVTHYVKDGLAELGPKAAKAAAHGAGNSGGGIPDLDALPAPLRTVMESAYGHGVGDVFLYAAPCALLAFLFTLFIKEVALKTRGGLSQSSQGADTAAAPAADAVVPDLAAAAAVEELEPALVGAPSVATDDDAHTPSWAQPAAATATRPLAAYASAGGGDATPAGSAIHGFVRNAEGHPVPRSAVTLISLGGRQLGRAVAQANGSYLLDAPGAGSYVLIAAADGHQPQASTVVVGDQPYGYDILLSGTSGLGGQVRSAATGAPVDGAMVVVTDVRGEVLATGTTGAEGHFAFGDLAPGTFTVAVNAANHRPAALPVEVGGQGTTRIEIELLSGARVEGIVRAGGPGGARPLPDARVTLVDAAGNVVATSTTGEDGAYAFTDLDAGDYTVIASGYPPVATGLTVGAGGVDGYDVELAHPGGAGTRE, from the coding sequence ATGGCTACGACCACACCAGCCGGTGTGCGGGGCGGCCACGCCAGGCACGGAGGCGGACACCACGCCTCCGACGGAGCCCCTATGACGCACCGTCAGATCATGGAGGCGCTGTCCGGGCTGCTGCTCGGCATGTTCGTCGCCATCCTGTCGTCGACGATCGTCTCCAACGCGCTGCCCGAGATCATCCACGACCTCGACGGCGGGCAGAGCGCCTACACCTGGGTCGTCACCGCCTCGCTGCTGGCGATGACCGCGACCACCCCGCTGTGGGGCAAGCTCTCGGACCTCTTCAGCAAGAAGCTGCTGGTGCAGTTCGCGCTGATCATCTATGTGGCGGGATCGGTCGTCGCCGGTCTGTCGCAGAACACCGGGATGCTGATCGCCTGCCGCGTGGTGCAGGGCATAGGCGTGGGCGGTCTGTCCGCCCTGGCCCAGATCGTGATGGCCGCGATGATCTCGCCGCGCGAGCGCGGCCGGTACAGCGGCTACCTCGGCGCCACCTTCGCCGTCGCCACCGTCGGCGGCCCGCTGCTGGGCGGCGTCATCACCGACACCGACTGGCTCGGCTGGCGCTGGTGCTTCTACGTCGGCGTGCCGTTCGCGATCATCGCGCTGATCGTGCTGCAGAAGACCCTGAAGCTGCCCGTCGTCAAGCGCGAGGGCGTCAAGGTCGACTGGGCGGGCGCCTTCTTCATCAGCGCGGCGGTCTCGCTGCTGCTGGTGTGGGTGACGCTGGCCGGTGACAAGTACGACTGGATGTCGTGGCAGACCGCCGCGATGGTCGGCGGCGCGGTCGTGCTCGGCGCGGTCTTCGTCTTCGTCGAGACCCGGGCCAAGGAGCCGATCATCCCGTTGCGGCTGTTCCGCAACAAGACGATCACCCTGGCGTCGGTGGCCTCGCTGTTCGTCGGTGTCGCGATGTTCTCCGGCACCGTCTTCTTCAGCCAGTACTTCCAGCTGGCGCGCGGCAAGTCGCCGACGATGTCCGGCGTGATGACCATCCCGATGATCGGCGGCCTGTTCATCTCGTCGACCGTCTCGGGCCAGATCATCACCAAGACCGGCAGGTGGAAGGCGTGGCTGGTCTCCGGCGGTGTGCTGGTGACCGCGGGTCTCGGCCTGCTGGGCACCATCCGCTACGACACCGAGTACTGGCACATCGCGATCTTCATGGCCCTGATGGGCCTGGGCATCGGCATGATGATGCAGAACCTGGTGCTCGCCACGCAGAACCAGGTGGCCCCCGAGGACCTCGGCTCCGCCTCGTCCGTCGTGACCTTCTTCCGGTCCCTCGGCGGTGCGGTGGGCGTCTCGGCCCTCGGTGCGGTGCTCGCCAACCGCGTCACCCACTACGTCAAGGACGGGCTGGCCGAGCTCGGCCCGAAGGCCGCCAAGGCCGCCGCCCACGGCGCCGGCAACAGCGGCGGCGGCATCCCCGACCTGGACGCCCTCCCGGCGCCGCTGCGCACCGTCATGGAGAGCGCCTACGGTCACGGTGTCGGCGATGTGTTCCTCTATGCGGCGCCCTGCGCGCTGCTCGCCTTCCTCTTCACCCTGTTCATCAAGGAGGTCGCGTTGAAGACGCGTGGCGGACTGTCCCAGAGCTCACAGGGCGCGGACACCGCGGCCGCCCCGGCGGCGGACGCCGTCGTCCCGGACCTCGCCGCCGCCGCGGCGGTCGAGGAGCTGGAGCCCGCACTGGTGGGCGCCCCGTCGGTGGCCACCGACGACGACGCGCACACGCCCTCCTGGGCGCAGCCGGCCGCGGCGACGGCCACCCGGCCGCTGGCGGCGTACGCCTCGGCGGGCGGCGGTGACGCCACCCCGGCCGGGTCCGCGATCCACGGCTTCGTCCGCAACGCGGAGGGCCACCCCGTGCCGCGCTCCGCGGTGACGCTGATCTCGCTCGGCGGGCGTCAGCTGGGCCGAGCGGTCGCCCAGGCCAACGGCTCGTACCTGCTCGACGCCCCCGGCGCCGGCTCGTACGTGCTGATCGCCGCGGCCGACGGCCACCAGCCGCAGGCGTCCACGGTCGTCGTCGGCGACCAGCCCTACGGCTACGACATCCTGCTCAGCGGCACCAGCGGCCTCGGCGGGCAGGTCCGCAGCGCGGCCACCGGCGCGCCGGTCGACGGCGCGATGGTCGTCGTCACCGACGTCCGCGGCGAGGTGCTGGCCACCGGAACGACCGGCGCCGAGGGCCACTTCGCCTTCGGCGACCTGGCGCCCGGGACCTTCACCGTCGCGGTGAACGCCGCGAACCACCGCCCGGCCGCCCTGCCGGTCGAGGTCGGCGGCCAGGGCACCACCCGGATCGAGATCGAGCTGCTGTCCGGGGCGCGGGTCGAGGGCATCGTGCGGGCCGGCGGACCGGGCGGCGCCCGGCCGCTGCCGGACGCGCGGGTCACGCTGGTGGACGCGGCGGGCAATGTCGTGGCCACCTCGACGACCGGGGAGGACGGCGCCTACGCCTTCACCGACCTGGACGCCGGCGACTACACGGTCATCGCGAGCGGCTACCCGCCCGTCGCCACCGGGCTGACGGTCGGGGCCGGGGGAGTCGACGGCTACGACGTCGAGCTCGCACACCCCGGAGGTGCGGGTACGAGGGAGTGA
- a CDS encoding YceI family protein → MTSTGAGAAGLRAQVRTRDGWAVQHAVLTVTDMTGAQVLRAAADDEGTIRSEGPLPAGPYTVIVTAVGYAPVASSAIVTQSGRMDVGTVVLARQGGAELPPPGAWTIDPMHSTVAAVAQHLGISSVHGRFTEFSGRIEIAEDLGDSRVEAAIKAASIDTGNGMRDGHLRSEDFLNTEEFPEITYRSSGLAPAGPDRWTVHGELSLHGVVRPVDLDLSYLGTGPDPWGGVRAAFRATAELRREDFKMNYNQVVAAGIAAIGTTLKVELDIQAVQGETLPMG, encoded by the coding sequence ATGACTTCGACGGGCGCGGGAGCTGCGGGACTGAGAGCGCAGGTCCGCACACGCGACGGCTGGGCGGTCCAGCACGCCGTGCTGACCGTCACCGACATGACGGGCGCGCAGGTGCTGCGCGCCGCGGCGGACGACGAGGGCACCATCCGCAGCGAAGGGCCGCTGCCCGCCGGGCCGTACACGGTCATCGTGACGGCGGTCGGCTACGCCCCGGTCGCCTCCAGCGCGATCGTGACGCAGAGCGGCCGGATGGACGTCGGCACCGTCGTCCTGGCGCGGCAGGGCGGGGCCGAGCTGCCGCCGCCCGGGGCCTGGACCATCGACCCGATGCACTCGACGGTGGCCGCGGTCGCCCAGCACCTGGGGATCTCCAGCGTGCACGGCCGGTTCACGGAGTTCAGCGGCCGGATCGAGATCGCCGAGGACCTCGGTGACTCGCGGGTCGAGGCGGCCATCAAGGCCGCGTCCATCGACACCGGCAACGGGATGCGCGACGGACACCTGCGCTCCGAGGACTTCCTGAACACCGAGGAGTTCCCGGAGATCACCTACCGCAGCTCGGGCCTGGCACCGGCCGGCCCGGACCGCTGGACGGTGCACGGCGAGCTGTCGCTGCACGGCGTGGTGCGCCCGGTGGACCTCGATCTGAGCTACCTCGGCACCGGGCCCGACCCCTGGGGCGGGGTGCGCGCCGCGTTCCGCGCCACCGCGGAACTGCGCCGCGAGGACTTCAAGATGAACTACAACCAGGTCGTCGCGGCCGGTATCGCGGCGATCGGCACGACGCTGAAGGTCGAGCTGGACATCCAGGCGGTGCAGGGGGAGACCCTGCCGATGGGGTGA
- a CDS encoding TetR/AcrR family transcriptional regulator: MAATDERAGKRPNSVWLTERPPLKRKAEQPAGLDLDKIVAATVRLLDAEGLSKFSMRRLAAELGVTAMSVYWYVDTKDDLLELAVDAVAGEMVLPDESDADADWRDQLRTLAVGYRDMLLGHPWAARLLGEFLNIGPHSTAFSNATQRVMRRSGLAADRVSGALASLFHFVYGFSTIRATHEARCRVVGMSLDDYFEQVVATLSDRPEFAEMLETSTRADHVRQGRSAVEMLDRDFAFALDLQIAGIEAMRDGTGA, encoded by the coding sequence ATGGCAGCGACGGACGAGCGTGCCGGCAAGCGGCCGAACAGCGTCTGGCTGACCGAACGGCCCCCGCTCAAACGGAAGGCGGAGCAGCCGGCCGGACTCGACCTCGACAAGATCGTCGCGGCGACGGTCCGGCTGCTCGACGCCGAGGGCCTGTCGAAGTTCTCGATGCGCCGGCTCGCCGCCGAGCTCGGCGTCACCGCGATGTCCGTGTACTGGTACGTCGACACCAAGGACGACCTGCTGGAACTGGCCGTCGACGCGGTGGCCGGCGAGATGGTCCTGCCCGACGAGTCGGACGCGGACGCCGACTGGCGCGACCAGTTGCGCACCCTCGCCGTCGGCTATCGCGACATGCTGCTGGGCCACCCCTGGGCCGCCCGGCTGCTGGGCGAGTTCCTCAACATCGGCCCGCACTCGACGGCCTTCTCCAACGCCACCCAGCGGGTGATGCGCCGCAGCGGCCTGGCCGCGGACCGCGTCTCCGGCGCGCTGGCGTCGCTCTTCCACTTCGTCTACGGCTTCTCCACCATCCGGGCCACCCACGAGGCCCGCTGCCGGGTCGTGGGCATGAGCCTGGACGACTACTTCGAGCAGGTCGTCGCGACGCTGTCGGACCGGCCGGAGTTCGCCGAGATGCTGGAGACGTCCACCCGGGCCGACCACGTCCGCCAGGGCCGCAGCGCGGTGGAGATGCTCGACCGGGACTTCGCCTTCGCCCTCGACCTGCAGATCGCGGGAATCGAGGCGATGCGGGACGGGACGGGGGCCTGA
- a CDS encoding MFS transporter translates to MPSVASDATAAGLRPPDRPAARWLILAVICLAQLTVVLDNTVLNVAIPSLTGNLGATTADVQWMINAYSLVQSGLLLIAGNSADRYGRKKMLLVGLALFGAASLGAALAQSPGQLIAARAGMGIGGALLVTTTLAVVMQIFDDEERPRAIGIWSSVNSLGFAAGPLIGGALLDHFWWGSLFLVNLPVAVASLAAVAALVPESTSRGDGLSAAQRTPVDLPGALLSMTGMVGVVFAIISGPLHGWLSARVLISAAIGVAALAVFTLWELRVPHPMLDMHFFRNRRFIGAVSGGILVAFGMGGSMFLLTQHLQLVLGYGPLDAGLRMAPLAVTVVLVNFTGLGARLIRRYGTPAMIVSGMSLLAAGLAVVSLLGGTGYGGMLSGLVVMGVGVAFAMPTMANAIMSAIPPAKAGVGAGVNGTLMEFGQGLGVAVLGAVLNSRFAALLPLVSAGAGSLPAALARTRTDAERTAVHDAFASGIGTSQLVGAAAVFLGGLLAAVLLRRAERDGAGAAPSAPPAGTQPAAAAAE, encoded by the coding sequence ATGCCCTCCGTGGCCTCCGACGCCACCGCCGCCGGCCTCCGGCCGCCGGACCGGCCCGCCGCCCGCTGGCTGATCCTCGCCGTCATCTGCCTGGCCCAGCTGACGGTCGTCCTCGACAACACCGTCCTGAACGTCGCCATCCCCTCCCTCACCGGGAACCTGGGCGCGACCACCGCCGACGTCCAGTGGATGATCAACGCCTACTCGCTGGTCCAGTCCGGTCTGCTGCTCATCGCGGGCAACTCCGCCGACCGCTACGGCCGCAAGAAGATGCTCCTCGTGGGCCTGGCGCTGTTCGGCGCCGCGTCGCTCGGCGCCGCCCTCGCCCAGTCGCCCGGTCAGCTCATCGCCGCCCGCGCCGGCATGGGCATCGGCGGTGCGCTGCTGGTCACCACCACCCTCGCCGTCGTCATGCAGATCTTCGACGACGAGGAGCGCCCCCGGGCCATCGGCATCTGGAGCTCGGTCAACTCCCTCGGCTTCGCCGCCGGCCCGCTGATCGGCGGTGCGCTGCTGGACCACTTCTGGTGGGGCTCGCTGTTCCTGGTCAACCTCCCCGTCGCGGTGGCCTCGCTGGCGGCCGTCGCCGCCCTCGTCCCCGAATCCACCAGCCGCGGTGACGGCCTCTCCGCGGCGCAGCGGACCCCCGTCGACCTGCCGGGGGCCCTGCTGTCCATGACCGGAATGGTCGGGGTGGTCTTCGCGATCATCTCCGGGCCGCTCCACGGCTGGCTGTCCGCCCGGGTGCTGATCTCCGCGGCCATCGGCGTCGCCGCACTCGCCGTCTTCACGCTGTGGGAGCTGCGCGTCCCGCACCCGATGCTGGACATGCACTTCTTCCGCAACCGCCGCTTCATCGGCGCCGTCTCGGGCGGCATCCTCGTGGCCTTCGGGATGGGCGGCTCGATGTTCCTGCTCACCCAGCATCTGCAACTCGTCCTCGGTTACGGGCCGTTGGACGCGGGGCTGCGGATGGCGCCGCTCGCCGTCACCGTCGTCCTGGTCAACTTCACCGGCCTGGGCGCCCGGCTGATCCGCCGGTACGGCACCCCGGCGATGATCGTGTCGGGCATGTCGCTGCTCGCGGCGGGGCTCGCCGTCGTCTCCCTGCTGGGCGGCACCGGCTACGGCGGCATGCTGAGCGGCCTGGTCGTGATGGGCGTCGGGGTCGCGTTCGCCATGCCGACGATGGCCAACGCCATCATGTCCGCGATCCCGCCCGCCAAGGCCGGAGTGGGCGCCGGGGTGAACGGCACCCTGATGGAGTTCGGCCAGGGCCTGGGCGTCGCCGTCCTCGGCGCGGTCCTCAACTCCCGCTTCGCGGCGCTGCTTCCGCTGGTCTCCGCGGGCGCCGGGTCGCTGCCCGCGGCGCTCGCCCGGACCCGTACGGACGCCGAACGGACCGCTGTCCACGACGCCTTCGCGTCCGGCATCGGCACCAGCCAGCTGGTCGGCGCGGCCGCGGTGTTCCTCGGCGGGCTGCTCGCCGCCGTCCTGCTGCGCCGGGCCGAGCGGGACGGCGCGGGCGCGGCGCCGTCCGCCCCGCCCGCCGGGACGCAACCGGCCGCCGCCGCGGCGGAATAG
- a CDS encoding ArnT family glycosyltransferase → MTPHPPATPAQPSYRPPSTPHGGPPGPAATSPAAAGPAASPRWARPALLALLLVTAVLYLWSLSASGYANQFYSAAVQAGSESWKAFFFGSSDAANSITVDKPPAALWPMALSVRLFGLSSWAILVPEALMGVVTVGVLHAAVRRRFGAGAALLAGGALAVTPVAALMFRFNNPDALLCLLMVCAVAAVLRALADGRTKWLVLAGVCFGLGFLTKTLQAWLILPALAAVYVFCAPVAPRRRLGQLLLAGLAIVVSGGWWVAAVELWPADSRPYIGGSQHNSFLELTFGYNGFGRITGNETGSVGGGGRPGGGGGGWGQTGITRLFSSDMGGQISWLLPAALILLVAAVWVLRRARRATDAEQAGQRAEFLVWGGALLMTFTTFSFMSGIFHQYYNIALAPYIAALVGMGAGLFSRRGGRSASFVLAAVVAVTAGWSFVLLDRSPDWLPWLRWTVLALGALSVLGLLPAARAGASVRAGARDGDGVPAGDGEPARDGAAAEDGAAVGDGASARPSPRKGPGLAVLAAGLGVVTALAGPVAYTLNTVNTPKGGSIITAGPAVRGGMGGPGGFPGGRPGMWRGGKGGAPGNFPAGQPGGKQAGKPGAGQSNVPGASRGRFPGQGAGSGRQGFPGGFGERGTGRMGGMGGLLNGSKVSAKAKALLEKDADHYTWAAAAIGSQNAASYQLATEKPVMAIGGFNGSDPSPTLAQFKKDVAEGKIHYFIAGGRGGPGGGHGGPGGGRGGSSKITSWVEKTFEKVTVGSATFYDLTRKA, encoded by the coding sequence ATGACCCCGCACCCGCCCGCTACGCCGGCCCAGCCGTCGTACCGGCCCCCGTCCACGCCGCACGGAGGTCCGCCGGGCCCGGCCGCCACTTCCCCGGCGGCCGCCGGCCCCGCCGCCTCCCCGCGCTGGGCGCGGCCCGCGCTGCTGGCGTTGTTGCTGGTCACGGCGGTTCTCTACCTCTGGAGCCTGTCCGCCTCCGGCTACGCCAACCAGTTCTACTCGGCCGCCGTACAGGCCGGCAGCGAGAGCTGGAAGGCGTTCTTCTTCGGCTCCTCCGACGCGGCGAACTCCATCACCGTCGACAAGCCGCCGGCCGCGCTGTGGCCGATGGCGCTGTCCGTACGGCTCTTCGGGCTCAGCTCGTGGGCGATCCTGGTGCCCGAGGCGCTGATGGGCGTGGTGACGGTCGGGGTGCTCCACGCGGCCGTCCGGCGCAGGTTCGGCGCGGGCGCCGCGCTGCTGGCCGGCGGGGCGCTCGCCGTCACCCCGGTCGCGGCGCTGATGTTCCGCTTCAACAACCCGGACGCGCTGCTGTGCCTGCTGATGGTCTGCGCGGTCGCCGCCGTCCTGCGGGCGCTCGCGGACGGCCGGACGAAGTGGCTGGTGCTGGCGGGTGTCTGCTTCGGTCTGGGTTTCCTCACCAAGACGCTGCAGGCGTGGCTGATCCTGCCCGCGCTCGCCGCGGTCTACGTCTTCTGCGCGCCGGTCGCGCCGCGCCGCCGGCTGGGGCAACTGCTGCTCGCGGGACTGGCGATCGTGGTGTCCGGCGGCTGGTGGGTGGCCGCCGTCGAGCTGTGGCCCGCGGACTCGCGCCCGTACATCGGCGGCTCGCAGCACAACAGCTTCCTGGAACTGACCTTCGGCTACAACGGCTTCGGGCGGATCACCGGCAACGAGACCGGCAGTGTCGGCGGCGGTGGGCGTCCCGGTGGCGGCGGTGGCGGCTGGGGGCAGACCGGCATCACCCGGCTGTTCTCGTCCGACATGGGCGGGCAGATCTCCTGGCTGCTGCCCGCGGCGCTGATCCTGCTGGTCGCGGCGGTGTGGGTGCTGCGGCGGGCCCGGCGGGCGACCGACGCCGAACAGGCCGGTCAGCGGGCGGAGTTCCTGGTGTGGGGCGGCGCGCTGCTGATGACCTTCACGACCTTCAGCTTCATGTCCGGGATCTTCCACCAGTACTACAACATCGCCCTGGCCCCGTACATCGCGGCGCTGGTGGGGATGGGCGCCGGGCTGTTCTCGCGACGCGGCGGGCGGAGCGCCTCGTTCGTGCTCGCCGCGGTGGTCGCGGTGACCGCCGGCTGGTCGTTCGTGCTGCTGGACCGGTCGCCGGACTGGCTGCCGTGGCTGCGCTGGACGGTGCTCGCGCTCGGCGCGCTGTCGGTGCTGGGGCTGCTGCCGGCGGCACGGGCGGGAGCGTCCGTACGGGCGGGAGCCCGGGACGGGGACGGAGTCCCGGCCGGGGACGGGGAGCCCGCGCGGGACGGAGCCGCGGCCGAGGACGGAGCCGCGGTCGGGGACGGGGCGTCCGCGCGCCCGTCGCCGCGGAAGGGGCCGGGCCTCGCGGTGCTGGCGGCCGGGCTCGGAGTGGTGACGGCGCTGGCCGGGCCGGTCGCGTACACGCTCAACACGGTCAACACCCCCAAGGGCGGGTCGATCATCACGGCCGGTCCCGCGGTGCGGGGCGGCATGGGCGGGCCCGGCGGCTTCCCCGGCGGCCGGCCCGGGATGTGGCGCGGCGGCAAGGGCGGCGCCCCGGGCAACTTCCCGGCCGGTCAGCCGGGCGGCAAGCAGGCAGGGAAGCCGGGCGCCGGGCAGAGCAACGTCCCCGGGGCCTCCCGGGGGCGCTTCCCCGGGCAAGGGGCCGGCAGCGGCCGGCAGGGCTTCCCCGGCGGCTTCGGCGAGCGGGGCACCGGGCGGATGGGCGGCATGGGGGGTCTGCTCAACGGCAGCAAGGTGAGCGCCAAGGCCAAGGCGCTGCTGGAGAAGGACGCGGACCACTACACCTGGGCCGCGGCGGCGATCGGCTCGCAGAACGCCGCGAGCTATCAACTCGCCACCGAGAAGCCGGTGATGGCGATCGGCGGCTTCAACGGGAGCGACCCGTCGCCGACCCTCGCCCAGTTCAAGAAGGACGTCGCGGAAGGGAAGATCCACTACTTCATCGCGGGCGGGCGGGGCGGACCCGGCGGCGGGCACGGCGGTCCCGGCGGCGGCCGGGGCGGCTCGTCGAAGATCACGTCCTGGGTGGAGAAGACCTTCGAGAAGGTCACCGTCGGCAGCGCCACCTTCTACGACCTGACCCGGAAGGCGTGA
- a CDS encoding glycosyltransferase: MTTTQPPRTPLGSLPPREHLRLGQIATVLDVVIPVYNEERDLEPCVRRLHEHLVRTFPYSFRITIADNASTDRTPEVAALLDDTIDEVTAVRLEQKGRGRALRTVWSLSEAPVLAYMDVDLSTDLNALLPLVAPLISGHSDLAIGSRLSRSARVVRGPKREFISRMYNLILRGSLAARFSDAQCGFKAIRGDVAARLLPMIEDTGWFFDTEMLVLAERAGLRIHEVPVDWVDDPDSTVQLVRTAADDLKGVWRVGRALATGALPLDRLARPFGDDPRDRELSGVPGGLARQLVGFCVVGGLSTLLYLGLYSLFRLGAGPQAANAVALLLSALANTAANRRLTFGVRGRDRAVRHQAQGLVVFAIGLALTSGSLAALDSTGGDASHGTELAVLVAANLAATVLRFLLFRAWVFPDRERRGESDGPRPHPSHDHHDLTRSTR, translated from the coding sequence ATGACGACGACACAGCCGCCCCGCACCCCGCTGGGCTCCCTGCCGCCGCGCGAGCATCTGCGGCTCGGGCAGATCGCCACCGTCCTCGACGTGGTGATCCCGGTGTACAACGAGGAGCGCGACCTCGAACCCTGTGTGCGGCGGCTGCACGAGCACCTCGTCCGCACCTTCCCGTACAGCTTCCGTATCACCATCGCCGACAACGCGAGCACGGACCGTACGCCCGAGGTCGCCGCCCTGCTCGACGACACCATCGACGAGGTGACGGCGGTACGGCTGGAGCAGAAGGGGCGCGGGCGGGCGCTGCGCACCGTGTGGTCGCTCTCCGAGGCGCCGGTGCTGGCCTACATGGACGTCGACCTGTCCACCGACCTCAACGCCCTGCTGCCGCTGGTCGCACCCCTGATCTCCGGGCACTCGGACCTGGCGATCGGCTCCCGGCTCAGCCGCAGCGCGCGGGTGGTGCGCGGCCCGAAGCGGGAGTTCATCTCGCGGATGTACAACCTCATCCTGCGCGGCTCGCTCGCCGCCCGCTTCTCCGACGCCCAGTGCGGCTTCAAGGCCATCCGCGGCGATGTCGCGGCCCGGCTGCTGCCGATGATCGAGGACACCGGCTGGTTCTTCGACACCGAGATGCTGGTGCTCGCGGAGCGGGCCGGGCTGCGGATCCACGAGGTGCCGGTGGACTGGGTCGACGACCCCGACAGCACCGTGCAGCTCGTGCGGACCGCCGCCGACGACCTCAAGGGCGTCTGGCGGGTGGGGCGGGCGCTGGCGACCGGCGCGCTGCCGCTGGACCGGCTCGCCCGGCCGTTCGGGGACGATCCGCGGGACCGGGAGCTGTCCGGGGTGCCCGGCGGCCTGGCGCGCCAGCTCGTCGGCTTCTGTGTCGTCGGCGGGCTCAGCACCCTGCTCTACCTCGGCCTGTACTCGCTCTTCCGGCTCGGGGCGGGGCCGCAGGCCGCCAACGCCGTGGCGCTGCTGCTGTCGGCGCTGGCCAATACGGCCGCCAACCGGCGGCTGACCTTCGGGGTGCGGGGCCGGGACCGGGCGGTCCGCCACCAGGCCCAGGGTTTGGTGGTCTTCGCCATCGGACTGGCGCTGACCAGCGGCTCCCTGGCCGCCCTCGACTCCACCGGCGGCGACGCCTCGCACGGCACCGAACTCGCGGTGCTGGTCGCCGCCAACCTCGCGGCGACCGTCCTGCGGTTCCTGCTCTTCCGCGCCTGGGTCTTCCCGGACCGCGAGCGGCGCGGCGAGTCCGACGGGCCGCGGCCGCACCCTTCGCACGATCACCACGACCTGACCAGGAGCACTCGATGA